A genomic stretch from Musa acuminata AAA Group cultivar baxijiao unplaced genomic scaffold, Cavendish_Baxijiao_AAA HiC_scaffold_1138, whole genome shotgun sequence includes:
- the LOC103999600 gene encoding transcription factor bHLH147, protein MIPSSASSSSGSRKKMMKRGPKAQPGTKWRTAAQERVYGRRLLEALRATAELGPRAVKEAADSALAFTARGRSRWSRAILLSPRRRARLLLRTGSKIRRGRRRARAAEAVERVRGRLRVLRRLVPGCRTLSAGSLLEEAADYVAALEMQVKAMRALADALSPAPAAAEPGSRGGV, encoded by the coding sequence ATGATTCCTTCCTCAGCTTCATCTTCCTCGGGTTCTCGGAAGAAGATGATGAAGCGTGGCCCAAAAGCCCAACCGGGGACCAAGTGGCGGACCGCGGCGCAGGAGCGGGTATACGGCCGACGCCTCCTCGAGGCTCTCCGTGCCACTGCCGAACTCGGGCCGCGCGCCGTCAAGGAGGCCGCGGACTCCGCCCTCGCGTTCACCGCCCGCGGCCGGTCCCGGTGGAGCCGCGCCATCCTCCTCAGCCCCCGCCGCAGGGCGCGCCTCCTCCTCAGGACCGGCAGCAAGATCCGCCGCGGCCGCAGGCGGGCGAGGGCCGCGGAAGCGGTGGAGAGGGTGAGGGGCCGGCTGCGGGTGCTTCGGCGACTGGTGCCTGGGTGCCGGACGCTGTCGGCTGGGAGCCTTCTGGAGGAAGCGGCCGACTACGTGGCGGCGCTGGAGATGCAAGTGAAGGCGATGAGGGCGCTCGCGGATGCGCTCTCCCCGGCGCCAGCGGCGGCGGAGCCTGGAAGCCGAGGAGGTGTTTGA